Within the Fibrobacter sp. genome, the region CCTCCTCCCTTCTTGATAATCTTGAGCAGATAAGGATTAGGCGCGGCTTTGACCGCGAAAAACTCCCTGAAACCCTCAGACCAACTGAATGCATCAATAAGTGTCCTGAGACTCTCTTTAATCCCACGCTCATCATATATATGAAAAGGAGTCGGATACTTTTCAATAATTTTTTTTATCTGTTCCGCAGTAAATGGAACCTTTTTCACACTCATATTCACCCTTTAAAACCAGTTAAAGAATATTGCTGTGCTTTAAACACAAGAATCGGAAAAATAAGATTTTTCCTGTAAGTTGTCACTACTTTCAGCCAAGCTGGCTAATAATCCTCTCCCACTCCTGATCAGGGGGAGCTTCTATTGTCCTGCGGTTTCCTGAGAGAGTAAAGGTAATCCGATAGGCATGGAGCATCAGCCTGGTAATTCCTCCTACTGGACGACAATAGCCATAGAGCCTGTCCCCAAGAACCGGATGTCCTATGGAGTAGAGATGAACTCTTATCTGATGCTTTCTGCCGGTTTGCGGCCTGACCTCAAGAAGTGTTGAATTACGCAGATTGCAAAGTACTCTGTAGCAGGTTAGAGATTCTTTCCCCCTTGAATCCACCCCCATCCGTCCCGATCCGAACTGATACAGCGGCTTATCGATCACCCCCTCACCATCCATCATCCCTTCTGCAACAGCCAGATAAACCTTGTTGATCTCTCTTTTTTCAAACTGAAGATTCAGTTCCCGATGAGTCGATGCATCCCTGGCAAAAAGAACTACCCCGCTGGTTTCTCGATCCAGCCTGTGCACAACAAATATCTTTCCCCCACAGTA harbors:
- a CDS encoding RluA family pseudouridine synthase, which gives rise to MPLQSTRLQILYEDSHLIALNKEPGTIVIPGRGVSDSDTLVRRLEDYCGGKIFVVHRLDRETSGVVLFARDASTHRELNLQFEKREINKVYLAVAEGMMDGEGVIDKPLYQFGSGRMGVDSRGKESLTCYRVLCNLRNSTLLEVRPQTGRKHQIRVHLYSIGHPVLGDRLYGYCRPVGGITRLMLHAYRITFTLSGNRRTIEAPPDQEWERIISQLG